One genomic region from Leguminivora glycinivorella isolate SPB_JAAS2020 chromosome 8, LegGlyc_1.1, whole genome shotgun sequence encodes:
- the LOC125228756 gene encoding uncharacterized protein LOC125228756, protein MNSIYKLARTFKYIQCLSPVSRIVPNSFRNGNKQVHTSQIMSIKMFMEHENLYAYSIMENNGYVAKLKSEVETVPVPKDKFNHVVQQDWYKKSPQDLFALLPTLGKYCMEHNLCISNKIFDGFIDNLTDNIKHATDEELKGLFHSLANWPETESIRTRNYIEVWAALDDECLKRHRDWSVDQMLSFLSLFYLLNVTRASDYCTKSLQRITNKVQQLTPQQLVQTMFYISANRKSPHDMHNLEVHLENNFAEFSLDELAIMSMGFFKSKTPIRNMALIEKIIDKIVEQSSNVHEVSLAALLKVIRYSMKSDENSKIYDLLETLQHEAPRLSIMCKVHIALVGTATLTLHKQCLSKIAESVINSMSQARIKDLERLVFTFGTFNHRPDTKECFFKKVTDELRTVERQAEIRRFGRSYACTVSFLGMLNIYPVDLMDNVLSPEFLLNTYGKYCQNYGKEILTIQNSRDIHYANETQMNSLPTKQITILAKKYTDFCPSETFPKQYNVSEKLFLDVKRILKEKRGGDDYVIGDHVLTHHQRGDIIICDNHDGTPLPIANVFSTASFGVLRRRPDDNKWTVIIIAGRNGEIKNTGSPTGPFLSKVRDLHVLGYHAALVSWQKYSKLQTAREKSDYLDELIKNA, encoded by the exons ATGAATTCCATATATAAATTGGCACGAACATTCAAGTACATACAGTGTTTGAGCCCTGTATCAAGAATAGTTCCAAATAGTTTTAGAAATGGTAACAAACAAGTGCACACCTCTCaaataatgagtattaaaatgTTCATGGAGCACGAAAATTTATATGCGTACAGTATAATGGAAAACAATGGATACGTAGCGAAATTAAAATCGGAAGTTGAAACGGTTCCGGTGCCAAAAGATAAATTCAACCATGTGGTTCAGCAAGATTGGTATAAAAAGTCTCCCCAGGACCTTTTTGCGCTATTGCCCACACTAGGAAAATATTGCATGGAACATAATTTATGTATatccaataaaatatttgatggtTTCATAGATAACCTAACTGACAACATTAAGCATGCAACTGACGAAGAATTGAAAGGATTATTCCATTCACTAGCAAACTGGCCAGAAACAGAATCTATCAGAACTAGAAACTACATTGAAGTATGGGCAGCTCTAGACGATGAGTGTTTGAAGAGGCATAGAGATTGGTCTGTCGATCAGATGCTTTCTTTtttgtctttattttatttattgaatgtgACAAGAGCAAGTGACTATTGTACAAAAAGTTTACAAAGGATTACAAACAAAGTGCAGCAGTTAACCCCACAACAGCTGGTTCAAACTATGTTCTATATAAGTGCAAATCGCAAATCACCTCATGACATGCACAATTTAGAAGTACACTTGGAAAATAATTTTGCAGAGTTTTCATTAGATGAACTGGCTATTATGTCTATGGGGTTTTTCAAAAGTAAAACTCCTATTAGGAATATGGCATtgatagaaaaaataattgacaAGATTGTAGAACAATCTTCTAATGTACATGAAGTGTCACTAGCAGCTCTACTGAAGGTAATTCGTTACTCAATGAAATCTGATGAGAACAGTAAAATATATGACTTGCTGGAAACTCTGCAGCATGAAGCTCCCAGGCTGTCCATCATGTGCAAAGTGCACATTGCTTTAGTAGGCACGGCAACACTCACACTACACAAACAATGTTTATCTAAAATTGCTGAATCAGTTATAAACTCTATGTCACAAGCCAGGATAAAGGATTTAGAAAGACTGGTGTTCACTTTTGGTACATTTAACCACAGGCCTGACACAAAGGAATGCTTTTTTAAAAAGGTTACAGATGAATTGAGAACAGTGGAGCGGCAAGCAGAGATAAGAAGATTTGGTAGATCATATGCTTGTACTGTTTCATTCTTAGGAATGCTCAACATTTACCCTGTTGATCTCATGGATAACGTCTTGAGCCCAGAATTTCTATTAAACACTTATGGAAAGTATTGTCAGAATTATGGTAAAGAAATTTTAACAATCCAGAATTCTAGAGATATTCATTATGCAAATGAGACACAAATGAATTCTCTACCAACTAAACAAATAACAATCTTAGCAAAAAAATACACAGATTTCTGCCCAAGTGAAACTTTTCCTAAACAGTATAATGTCTCAGAAAAGCTGTTCTTGGATGTCAAGAGGATATTAAAAGAGAAAAGAGGTGGTGATGACTATGTCATAGGTGATCATGTTTTGACTCATCATCAAAGAGGAG ACATAATCATTTGCGATAATCATGATGGCACTCCATTGCCAATTGCTAATGTGTTTAGCACTGCAAGCTTTGGTGTTTTGCGGAGACGCCCAGACGATAACAAGTGGACCGTTATTATAATTGCTGGAAGGAATGGTGAAATAAAAAACACTGGATCACCAACTGGACCATTCCTTTCTAAAGTTAGAGATCTCCATGTCCTTGGTTATCATGCTGCAttg GTGTCTTGGCAGAAATATTCCAAACTACAGACAGCAAGAGAAAAGAGTGATTATTTAGATGAATTAATCAAAAatgcttaa